In Sphaeramia orbicularis chromosome 10, fSphaOr1.1, whole genome shotgun sequence, the following proteins share a genomic window:
- the snx25 gene encoding LOW QUALITY PROTEIN: sorting nexin-25 (The sequence of the model RefSeq protein was modified relative to this genomic sequence to represent the inferred CDS: deleted 2 bases in 2 codons; substituted 1 base at 1 genomic stop codon), producing the protein MPTPSTTTTPLAGGSIGTGETEGPMSSTATPASSPTASISSSFRFVPAFCLGVAAAVVFQLAWGGLTLTSFFLKLFIYVSFALLCFLAGSFVVLVRKSPLKISCFYRNRTQSAAQLDFFNKLMARFMVPVQESSQSRRVMVSHNVDKALKEVFDYAYRDYILSWYIPLSHDEGQLYSMLSEDWWQMIGQLRSRLADIDLVNVVCYDSIRILHTHFTDLKAASSRPEECARPFPLHPCLVNPDSEVAFLRCVARILLLCLLPQKDAKSHTLRSCLTEVITTKVLKPLVEVLSDPDSINRMLLSQLEQREQQAEQQKKAYTYAASYEDFIKLISTSTDVNFLKQLRYQIVVEIIHATTISSLPQLKKQKDRKGKESAAMKADLLRARDMKRYINQLTVAKKQCEKRIRLLGGPNYENNEEGTGDENDEPQSQKILQFDDILCNPGYREHFRVYMERVDKRALISFWELVETLKTANKNEVPQIVGEIYQKFFVESREIPVEKFLLKEIQQSLVGNRGTQVFVRLQEQVAETMRERYYPSFLVSDLYDRLIRRDEQHGQSQCSTEEKEEECQGLDPGAEVGDEGSKGINEQASYAATKLRQLYDKLEYKRQALGSIQNAPKPDKKIVSKLKEEIGAMEKEHSELQQHITRTDWWCENLGNWRATITTAEATEEGSETVACYSVCVSLAEGESAGNSRWSVQRKLTEFQMLHRKLTECFPSLKKLQLPSLSKLPFKSIDQKFLEKSKTQLNAFLQRLLTDERLCQSEALYAFLSPSPEHLKVMSIQKKSSFSLASFLEKLPGDFFSHTEADDDSDLSDYGDEVDGRKDALAEPCFMLIGEIFELRGMFKWVRKTLIALVQVTFGRTITNPGPPXNWIFSEQMLVCYIAVFRDNFGPNGQLAPHVRVRTDSERNDTKERAQQKLLDNIPDALANLVGQQNARYGIIKIFNALQEASANKHLLYVLMEMLLKELCPELSMEVDNV; encoded by the exons ATGCCCACCCCCTCAACTACCACTACACCTCTGGCAGGAGGGAGCATCGGCACCGGAGAAACGGAGGGGCCCATGTCTTCTACCGCCACCCCAGCCTCCTCTCCCACCGCTTCCATCAGCTCCTCGTTCCGGTTCGTCCCGGCTTTTTGCCTGGGCGTGGCGGCAGCAGTAGTATTCCAGCTGGCCTGGGGAGGCCTGACCCTCACTTCTTTCTTCTTGAAGCTCTTCATCTATGTGTCATTCGCCCTGCTGTGTTTCCTGGCCGGGAGTTTTGTTGTGCTTGTCAGGAAGAGTCCTctgaaaatcagctgtttttacaGAAACAGAACGCAGTCAGCTGCACAGTTGGACTTCTTCAACAAGCTTATG gCTCGTTTTATGGTGCCGGTTCAGGAGTCAAGCCAAAGCAGGAGGGTGATGGTGTCACACAACGTGGACAAAGCACTGAAGGAAG TGTTCGACTACGCCTACAGAGACTACATCCTCTCCTGGTACATCCCTCTGAGTCATGATGAGGGCCAGTTGTACTCCATGCTGTCAGAGGACTGGTGGCAGATGATCGGCCAGTTGAGATCCAGGCTCGCTGACATAGACCTGGTCAATGTGGTGTGTTATGACAGCATCCGAATCCTGCACACACACTTCACTGACCTCAAGGCTGCATCTTCAAG GCCAGAGGAGTGCGCTCGGCCGTTTCCTCTCCATCCCTGTTTAGTGAATCCGGACTCAGAGGTGGCCTTCCTCCGCTGTGTAGCCAGAATACTGCTGCTATGTCTGCTGCCACAAAAGGATGCCAAGTCACATACACTACGGTCCTGCCTCACAGAAGTAATCACTACCaaag TGTTGAAGCCTTTGGTGGAAGTGCTCAGTGATCCGGACTCCATCAACAGAATGTTGTTGTCTCAGCTGGAGCAGAGGGAGCAGCAGGCTGAGCAGCAGAAGAAAGCCTACACCTACGCTGCCTCCTATGAAGACTTCATTAAACTGATATCAACTTCTACTGATGTCAATTTCCTCAAACAACTcag GTATCAGATAGTGGTAGAGATTATTCATGCCACCACCATTAGCAGCCTGCCTCAGCTCAAGAAACAGAAAG ATCGAAAGGGTAAAGAGTCAGCAGCCATGAAGGCAGATCTGCTAAGGGCCAGAGATATGAAAAGATACATCAATCAACTGACCGTTGCTAAGAAACAGTGTGAGAAAAGGATCCGCCTCCTTGGAGGACCAAACTACGAGAACAATGAGGAAGGAACAGGTGACGAAAATGATGAGCCTCAAAGTCAGAAG ATCCTTCAGTTTGACGACATCCTGTGTAATCCGGGTTACAGGGAGCATTTTAGAGTTTACATGGAGAGAGTTGATAAGAGGGCTTTAATCAGCTTCTGGGAACTAGTGGAAACACTGAAAACTGCCAACAAG AATGAAGTGCCCCAAATTGTAGGGGAAATCTACCAAAAGTTCTTTGTGGAGAGCAGGGAGATTCCAGTGGAAAAGTTTCTTCTGAAGGAGATTCAACAGAGTCTGGTGGGGAATAGAGGAACACAGGTCTTTGTGAGACTACAGGAGCAG GTGGCTGAGACAATGAGAGAACGTTACTACCCCTCGTTCCTTGTTTCTGACCTCTATGACAGGCTGATCAGAAGAGATGAGCAGCATGGCCAATCACAATGtagcactgaagaaaaggaagaagag TGCCAGGGTCTAGATCCTGGAGCCGAGGTGGGTGACGAGGGCAGTAAAGGAATCAACGAGCAG GCCAGCTATGCTGCTACTAAACTTCGCCAACTCTACGACAAACTAGAGTACAAGCGACAAGCCTTGGGCTCGATCCAGAATGCC CCCAAACCAgacaaaaag ATTGTAAGCAAACTAAAGGAGGAGATAGGAGCCATGGAGAAAGAACACAGTGAGCTCCAGCAGCACATCACCAGAACTGACTGGTGGTGTGAAAACCTGGGAAACTGGAGGGCTACGATTACAACTGCAGAG GCTACAGAAGAAGGCAGTGAGACTGTAGCTTGTTACAGTGTATGTGTTAGCTTGGCGGAGGGAGAGTCGGCAGGCAACAGTCGCTGGAGTGTCCAGAGGAAACTCACCGAATTCCAGATGTTGCACCGTAAACTAACTGAG TGTTTTCCATCATTGAAGAAACTCCAGTTGCCGTCACTGAGCAAACTTCCCTTCAAATCCATCGACCAGAAGTTCTTAGAGAAGAGCAAAACTCAGCTTAATGCCTTTCTCCAG cGTCTGCTAACAGATGAGCGTTTGTGCCAGTCAGAGGCTCTCTATGCTTTCCTCAGCCCCTCCCCGGAGCACCTTAAG GTGATGTCCATTCAGAAGAAATCCTCTTTTTCTTTGGCCTCTTTCCTGGAGAAATTACCTGGAGATTTCTTCTCCCACACTGAG GCTGATGATGACAGTGATTTGTCAGACTACGGTGACGAGGTAGATGGGAGGAAAGACGCCCTGGCCGAGCCTTGTTTCATGCTCATAGGGGAAATCTTCGAGCTCAGAGGAA TGTTTAAATGGGTGAGGAAAACTCTTATTGCACTAGTCCAGGTGACGTTTGGACGAACTATAACAA ATCCGGGACCACCGTAAAACTGGATCTTCTCTGAGCAGATGTTGGTGTGTTACATCGCTGTGTTTAGGGACAATTTTGGCCCAAATGGGCAGTTGGCACCACATGTTAGAGTCCGAACCGACTCTGAACGTAATGATACTAAGGAACGGGCTCAGCAGAAATTACTGGATAATATCCCAG